Proteins found in one Fibrobacter sp. UWH6 genomic segment:
- the atzF gene encoding allophanate hydrolase: MAQKSFSVLDLRISSLRSAYEKGETSPREVVQKLRDAMEAAPKEIWIAKTSREQLEKYLTALESVAGSGNGFKIPADKPLFGIPFAIKDNIDCEGMESTSACPAYAYMPKKSAFVAERLIEAGAIPMGKTNMDQFATGLVGVRSPYGCIPNRYAPEYVSGGSSSGSAAALAYGLCSFSLGTDTAGSGRVPAAFNKLVGVKPTRGLLSTSGVIPACRSLDCVSIFALDNSDARYVLNIAGAEDSEDAYSRVAPWNEAAVNAKGAAVNARGAAPRLPENWTFGVPEESELNFFGNEGYKAAFYRAVEAFEKAGGTKVTIHFTPFLEAARLLYEGPWVFERYDAVGKFIEEHPDEIFPVTKQIISPKVTPHPSEVFAGFHALQAKKKIADREFAKVDVLLTPTAGTIYKTAEVNADPIKLNSNLGYYTNYMNLLDYSALAIPAGVADSTDPNAPKLPFGVTIVGHAFDDFKLLDVAEKVTPFLSEKIPLAVCGAHLKGEPLHYQLETADFLGAAETAAEYKMYAFKDGTIQKPAMIAGNSSFYVELYALTPEEFGKFVAAIPAPLGIGKIKLSDGRMVPGFIGDGSISVMAFEGTATDISEYGDWRKYVHK; encoded by the coding sequence ATGGCCCAAAAAAGTTTTAGTGTTCTAGATCTCAGAATTTCAAGTCTCCGCTCCGCCTACGAAAAGGGCGAAACATCGCCGCGAGAAGTTGTCCAAAAATTGCGCGACGCCATGGAGGCGGCCCCCAAGGAAATCTGGATTGCAAAGACCAGCAGGGAACAGCTGGAAAAATATCTAACCGCATTGGAAAGTGTCGCCGGCAGCGGCAACGGTTTCAAGATTCCTGCAGATAAGCCTTTGTTCGGTATTCCCTTTGCCATCAAGGATAACATCGACTGCGAAGGCATGGAAAGTACTTCGGCCTGCCCCGCCTACGCCTATATGCCCAAGAAGTCCGCGTTCGTGGCGGAACGTTTGATCGAGGCGGGAGCTATTCCCATGGGCAAGACCAACATGGATCAGTTTGCCACGGGGCTTGTGGGCGTGCGTTCCCCTTACGGATGCATTCCCAACAGGTATGCGCCGGAATATGTTTCGGGCGGAAGCAGCAGCGGTTCTGCCGCCGCATTGGCCTACGGTCTTTGCAGTTTTTCGCTGGGTACAGATACGGCAGGCTCTGGACGAGTTCCCGCCGCATTCAACAAGCTTGTGGGAGTAAAGCCTACCCGCGGCTTGCTTAGCACCAGCGGCGTGATTCCCGCTTGCCGCAGTCTGGATTGCGTCAGCATTTTTGCATTGGATAACAGCGACGCCCGCTATGTATTGAACATCGCCGGGGCCGAAGATAGCGAAGACGCCTACTCACGAGTGGCCCCCTGGAACGAGGCTGCCGTGAATGCAAAGGGGGCTGCCGTGAACGCAAGGGGGGCTGCGCCGAGGCTCCCCGAAAATTGGACTTTCGGTGTTCCCGAAGAAAGCGAGCTGAACTTCTTTGGGAATGAGGGTTACAAGGCGGCCTTCTACCGCGCCGTCGAGGCATTCGAAAAGGCTGGCGGTACCAAGGTGACGATTCATTTTACCCCCTTCCTGGAAGCAGCCCGCCTGCTTTATGAAGGCCCCTGGGTTTTCGAACGCTACGATGCCGTGGGCAAGTTCATCGAGGAACATCCCGATGAAATCTTCCCCGTTACCAAGCAGATCATTAGCCCCAAGGTAACGCCCCACCCCTCCGAAGTTTTCGCCGGGTTCCACGCCTTGCAAGCCAAGAAGAAAATCGCCGACCGTGAATTCGCCAAGGTAGATGTTCTGCTTACGCCTACGGCCGGCACCATCTACAAGACAGCCGAAGTGAACGCCGACCCCATCAAGCTGAACAGTAACTTGGGTTATTATACCAACTACATGAACTTGCTGGATTATTCTGCATTGGCTATCCCCGCAGGCGTGGCCGACAGCACCGACCCCAACGCACCCAAGCTCCCCTTTGGCGTAACCATCGTAGGCCACGCTTTTGATGATTTCAAGTTGCTGGATGTCGCCGAAAAGGTAACGCCCTTCCTTAGCGAAAAGATTCCTCTGGCGGTGTGCGGAGCCCACCTGAAGGGTGAACCTTTGCATTATCAATTGGAAACCGCAGACTTTTTAGGTGCTGCAGAGACTGCTGCCGAATACAAGATGTACGCCTTCAAGGATGGCACCATCCAGAAGCCTGCCATGATCGCCGGCAACAGCAGCTTCTATGTGGAGCTTTACGCCCTTACTCCCGAAGAATTCGGCAAGTTCGTCGCCGCCATCCCAGCCCCTCTCGGCATCGGAAAGATCAAGCTTTCTGACGGCCGCATGGTCCCCGGATTTATCGGCGACGGAAGCATCTCGGTAATGGCCTTCGAAGGAACCGCCACCGACATCTCCGAATACGGCGACTGGCGCAAGTACGTTCATAAATAA
- a CDS encoding nucleotidyltransferase family protein yields the protein MVNIPETLLQQIIQFAKVCKLNRVVLFGSRARGSHRDRSDVDLAVFGKNVAEFQFMLEDEADSLLSFDVVDMGTVVSQKLKQNIEREGVCLYAEV from the coding sequence ATGGTGAATATTCCTGAAACATTGCTGCAGCAGATAATTCAATTTGCAAAGGTATGCAAGTTGAATCGTGTTGTGTTGTTTGGATCTCGAGCCCGAGGCTCTCATAGAGATCGTAGCGATGTGGATTTGGCCGTTTTCGGAAAGAATGTCGCTGAATTTCAGTTTATGCTCGAAGATGAAGCAGATTCCCTTTTATCATTCGACGTTGTTGACATGGGAACCGTTGTCTCTCAGAAACTGAAGCAGAATATAGAGCGAGAAGGAGTTTGCCTTTATGCAGAAGTTTGA
- the uca gene encoding urea carboxylase translates to MFKKVLIANRGEIACRVIRSLKEMGVKSVAVYSDPDETAAHVLMADEAVRVGPAAAKDSYLNVDAILAAIKQTGAEAVHPGYGFLSENAEFAKTLEENGIAFIGPTPKQLIEFGLKHRSKELAEEFGVPLVPGTGLLNSVDEAAAGAAKIGYPVMLKSTAGGGGIGMSICRSEEELRESYDRIKRLSENNFKNAGLFVEKYVERGRHVEVQVFGDGEGNAVILGERDCSVQRRNQKVVEETPAPCLPEKTREALHASALRLVQGVQYRSAGTVEFIYDAKDDKFYFLEVNTRLQVEHGVTETVFGVDLVRWMIEQAAGIRPFEIGAKFTPKGHAMEFRVYAEDPGKNYRPSSGLLTEVSFPEGIRVDTWVSRGTEVSAFYDPLLAKVIVAGVDRDDNIAKAREVLKQVKLCGFETNIKLLQDVLEMDDFISGKVSTWILNDYKYENKIFEVLAPGLQTTVQDYPGRLKLWDVGIPPSGPMDNYSFRLANKIVGNAEDAAGIEMTLSGCSLAFHTDTVIAWVGGDFPAKLNGAACPKNTPVEVHDGDVLKFGITKMGQRAYLAIRGGIDVPDYLGSKSTFTLGGFGGHGGRALAAGDILHIGNAIATEPVVPAEAALPQITTQWEIGVMYGPHGAPDYLTQEDIDEFFAANWEVHYNSSRTGIRLVGPQPKWARPDGGEAGLHPSNLHDNAYAVGTVDFTGDMPIILGVDGPSLGGFACPVTIVSSELWKMGQLRSGDHVKFIPLTAEKAEEIRLAREANLANVAIASAAIPALVAAPVVTPIIAEFHKESEMEHIVVRADGDNYVLVEFGPAIIDLRLRFTAHAWMLAVKEQLADVVIDVTPGIRSIQIHYDIAKIRQGEMLKKLADLAEHLKKNKVTKVPTRTVYLPLSWDDPQTRVAIEKYVTTVRPGAPWCCPNNIEFIRRVNGLDAISDVKDIVLNADYLVMGLGDVYLGAPVATPLDPRHRLVTTKYNPARTWTPENAVGIGGAYMCVYGMEGPGGYQFVGRTVQMWNRFKKTSDFTLPYLLRFFDVVKYYEVGADELLQMRKDFIAGKFHVKIVESSFDITEYEKFLADNATSIEAFETKRKNAFEEEKQRWIANGQFTFESHSADAAPAAEVTLADGEEGVYSPVAGSLWKLVVSEVGAKFKAGDTLAILESMKTEIPVVADEDGVITQVFGKQGGEIRSGQCLFAVKAN, encoded by the coding sequence ATGTTTAAGAAAGTATTGATTGCGAACCGTGGCGAAATTGCTTGCCGTGTGATTCGTTCTCTTAAGGAAATGGGCGTCAAGTCTGTTGCGGTTTATTCCGATCCCGACGAAACTGCCGCTCACGTCTTGATGGCTGATGAAGCCGTTCGCGTGGGACCTGCCGCCGCTAAGGATAGCTACCTGAATGTGGATGCAATTCTTGCCGCCATCAAGCAGACCGGTGCCGAAGCGGTGCATCCGGGTTATGGCTTCTTAAGTGAAAATGCTGAATTTGCAAAGACCTTGGAAGAAAATGGCATCGCCTTTATTGGCCCCACTCCCAAGCAGCTGATTGAATTCGGTCTAAAGCACCGCAGTAAGGAACTTGCTGAAGAATTTGGAGTGCCTCTGGTTCCGGGCACAGGTCTTTTGAACAGCGTTGACGAAGCCGCAGCCGGTGCAGCCAAGATCGGCTATCCTGTAATGTTGAAAAGTACTGCAGGCGGTGGCGGCATTGGCATGTCCATCTGCCGCAGCGAAGAAGAACTTCGTGAAAGCTACGACCGCATCAAGCGCCTTAGCGAAAACAACTTCAAGAATGCGGGACTCTTCGTCGAAAAGTATGTGGAACGTGGTCGCCACGTAGAAGTCCAGGTGTTCGGTGATGGCGAAGGTAATGCCGTCATTCTCGGTGAACGCGACTGTTCTGTACAGCGTCGTAACCAGAAGGTTGTAGAAGAAACTCCGGCGCCCTGCCTTCCTGAAAAGACCCGCGAAGCTTTGCATGCTTCCGCCCTCCGCCTGGTACAAGGTGTGCAGTACCGTTCCGCAGGTACCGTAGAATTTATTTACGACGCCAAGGATGACAAATTCTACTTCCTGGAAGTAAACACTCGCTTGCAGGTGGAACATGGCGTCACCGAAACCGTATTTGGCGTGGATCTTGTTCGCTGGATGATTGAGCAGGCTGCAGGAATTCGCCCCTTCGAAATTGGCGCAAAGTTTACTCCCAAGGGCCATGCCATGGAATTCCGCGTTTACGCCGAAGATCCGGGCAAGAACTATCGCCCTTCCAGCGGCCTCCTTACGGAAGTTTCCTTCCCGGAAGGCATCCGCGTAGATACTTGGGTTTCCCGCGGTACCGAGGTCAGCGCCTTCTACGATCCTCTGCTGGCAAAGGTAATTGTTGCGGGCGTTGACCGTGACGATAACATCGCCAAGGCTCGTGAAGTTTTGAAACAGGTCAAGCTTTGTGGTTTTGAAACCAACATCAAGCTCCTTCAGGATGTCCTTGAAATGGACGACTTTATTAGCGGTAAGGTTTCCACCTGGATTCTGAACGATTACAAGTACGAAAACAAGATTTTCGAAGTTCTGGCTCCGGGCCTCCAGACTACGGTCCAGGATTATCCGGGTCGTTTGAAACTGTGGGATGTAGGTATTCCTCCTAGCGGTCCTATGGATAACTACAGCTTCCGCCTGGCCAACAAGATTGTGGGTAACGCCGAAGACGCTGCCGGCATCGAAATGACTCTTTCCGGATGCTCTCTCGCTTTCCATACCGATACCGTAATCGCATGGGTGGGCGGTGATTTTCCTGCAAAGCTGAATGGTGCCGCATGCCCCAAGAACACTCCTGTGGAAGTTCATGATGGCGACGTTCTGAAGTTCGGCATAACCAAGATGGGTCAGCGTGCCTACTTGGCCATTCGCGGTGGTATCGATGTTCCCGATTATCTGGGAAGCAAGTCTACCTTTACCTTGGGCGGTTTCGGCGGCCACGGCGGTCGTGCCCTTGCCGCAGGCGATATCCTCCACATCGGTAACGCCATTGCAACGGAACCTGTGGTTCCCGCAGAAGCAGCTCTCCCGCAGATTACCACCCAGTGGGAAATCGGCGTGATGTATGGTCCCCATGGCGCACCCGACTATTTGACTCAGGAAGACATCGACGAATTCTTTGCCGCCAACTGGGAAGTCCATTACAACTCCTCTAGAACCGGTATCCGTCTCGTTGGACCTCAGCCGAAGTGGGCTCGCCCCGATGGTGGTGAAGCTGGCCTTCATCCGTCTAACCTGCACGACAACGCCTACGCTGTAGGTACCGTAGACTTTACCGGTGACATGCCCATTATCCTGGGTGTGGATGGTCCCAGTCTCGGTGGCTTTGCTTGCCCCGTCACCATCGTATCTTCTGAACTCTGGAAGATGGGTCAGCTCCGTAGCGGTGACCATGTAAAGTTTATCCCGCTGACTGCAGAAAAGGCCGAAGAAATTCGCCTGGCTCGTGAAGCAAATCTCGCTAACGTGGCTATTGCATCCGCTGCAATTCCTGCTCTCGTTGCCGCTCCCGTGGTAACGCCCATTATTGCGGAATTCCACAAGGAAAGCGAAATGGAACACATCGTTGTTCGTGCCGATGGCGACAACTATGTGCTGGTGGAATTTGGCCCCGCCATTATCGACCTTCGCCTCCGCTTTACCGCACACGCCTGGATGCTCGCTGTCAAGGAACAGCTGGCCGATGTAGTGATTGACGTTACTCCGGGTATTCGCTCTATCCAGATCCATTACGATATTGCAAAGATCCGTCAGGGAGAAATGCTCAAGAAGTTGGCAGACCTTGCAGAACACTTGAAGAAGAATAAGGTCACCAAGGTTCCCACCCGTACGGTTTACTTGCCACTTTCTTGGGACGATCCACAAACTCGCGTGGCTATTGAAAAGTACGTCACTACCGTTCGTCCGGGTGCTCCTTGGTGCTGCCCCAACAATATCGAATTTATCCGCCGCGTCAACGGTCTGGATGCCATATCCGATGTGAAGGACATTGTGCTGAACGCAGACTACTTGGTCATGGGCCTTGGCGACGTTTACCTGGGCGCCCCTGTGGCAACTCCACTGGATCCTCGCCATCGCCTGGTCACCACTAAGTACAATCCGGCCCGTACCTGGACTCCGGAAAACGCGGTAGGTATCGGTGGCGCATACATGTGCGTCTACGGCATGGAAGGCCCTGGTGGCTACCAGTTCGTCGGTCGCACCGTGCAGATGTGGAACCGCTTCAAGAAAACCAGCGACTTCACCTTGCCTTATCTGCTCCGCTTCTTTGACGTGGTCAAGTATTATGAAGTGGGCGCCGATGAACTCCTGCAGATGCGTAAGGACTTTATCGCCGGAAAGTTCCACGTGAAGATTGTGGAAAGTTCCTTCGACATCACCGAATACGAAAAGTTCCTGGCCGATAACGCTACTTCTATCGAAGCTTTTGAAACCAAGCGCAAGAACGCCTTTGAAGAAGAAAAACAGCGTTGGATTGCAAATGGTCAGTTTACTTTCGAAAGTCACAGTGCCGATGCCGCCCCCGCGGCAGAAGTCACCTTGGCCGATGGCGAAGAAGGCGTGTACAGCCCTGTGGCAGGCTCCCTCTGGAAACTGGTGGTTTCTGAAGTGGGTGCCAAGTTCAAGGCCGGCGACACCCTTGCCATCCTCGAAAGTATGAAGACCGAAATCCCGGTGGTTGCCGACGAAGACGGCGTCATCACTCAGGTCTTTGGCAAGCAAGGCGGCGAAATCCGCTCCGGCCAATGCCTCTTCGCTGTAAAAGCTAACTAA
- a CDS encoding alpha/beta hydrolase — protein sequence MSELVYRGFTQAELDAGYDNTNAVADSAIQLKGFDLRSDALARRFASSLDMTYDVHPRNKFDFFSCGNRKAPLFVFIHGGYWQMRCKETFRFLAQGPLANGFNVANIGYTLAPEMPLTGIVYEIRLAIKVLRSRADELGFDADRIYVSGWSAGGHLCTSVLDETGVQGALAISGIYDLEPISKSYLNKKLQLTAEEILRLSPARAPLVRKPVIVVSGSKELPELRRQSLEFAALRAAERIPGSYSLLDGHDHFSILTELENPNGALSRLLNIMAGK from the coding sequence ATGAGTGAACTTGTTTACCGTGGATTTACCCAGGCCGAGTTGGACGCCGGTTACGACAATACCAATGCCGTTGCCGATAGCGCCATTCAGCTGAAGGGGTTCGACCTGCGTAGCGATGCCTTGGCCAGAAGATTCGCTTCTTCCCTAGACATGACCTACGATGTTCACCCTCGGAACAAGTTCGACTTTTTTAGCTGTGGTAATCGAAAGGCCCCCCTGTTTGTCTTTATTCATGGTGGCTATTGGCAGATGCGTTGCAAGGAAACTTTCCGCTTTCTTGCACAGGGCCCTTTGGCCAACGGATTTAACGTAGCGAACATAGGCTACACTTTGGCTCCCGAAATGCCCTTGACGGGAATCGTCTACGAAATCCGTTTGGCCATAAAGGTTCTACGCAGCCGTGCCGACGAACTGGGCTTTGATGCTGATCGTATTTATGTGTCTGGCTGGTCTGCCGGCGGTCACCTTTGCACTTCTGTTCTCGACGAAACGGGTGTGCAGGGAGCCTTGGCCATTAGCGGCATATATGATTTGGAGCCTATTTCCAAGAGCTACCTGAATAAAAAATTGCAGTTGACTGCCGAAGAGATTCTTCGCCTGAGTCCTGCTCGCGCCCCCCTTGTGAGAAAACCTGTAATCGTTGTTTCTGGAAGCAAGGAACTTCCGGAACTGCGCCGTCAGAGTCTTGAATTTGCGGCTCTTCGAGCTGCGGAACGTATACCGGGAAGCTATTCCCTGCTAGATGGCCATGACCATTTTTCAATCCTTACGGAACTGGAAAATCCCAATGGCGCTCTTTCCCGGCTACTAAACATCATGGCAGGGAAGTAA
- a CDS encoding DUF1989 domain-containing protein, producing MNSKLLESSRKIEDAVFDVTVNAGDGYMLPLKKGQILRMIDVCGNQSGDVQIYNQHDKTERYNANNTITAQANTMIELGTVIRSNRNNPMLTVIADTCGEHDTLGSGCSAEGNCVRYTDKTRYMHSCRDTFVRTLENFGMSKRDQTCNLNFFTKVILDDAGRLEFADGISGPGKYIEMRVDMDILFLLSDCSQLNNPCNDYNPTPIRMVVFDK from the coding sequence ATGAATTCCAAACTTCTTGAAAGTTCTCGAAAGATTGAAGACGCCGTCTTCGATGTAACGGTGAATGCGGGCGACGGCTACATGCTGCCTCTGAAGAAGGGACAGATTCTTCGCATGATCGACGTTTGCGGAAACCAGTCTGGCGACGTGCAGATTTATAATCAGCACGACAAGACTGAACGCTATAATGCCAACAACACCATTACCGCCCAGGCCAACACCATGATTGAATTGGGTACGGTGATTCGCAGCAACCGCAACAACCCCATGCTGACGGTGATTGCGGATACCTGCGGCGAGCACGATACTCTTGGCAGTGGATGCTCTGCAGAAGGCAACTGCGTTCGCTATACGGACAAGACCCGCTATATGCATAGTTGCCGCGACACCTTCGTGCGTACGCTGGAAAACTTTGGCATGAGTAAGCGCGATCAGACTTGCAACCTGAATTTCTTTACCAAGGTGATTCTGGATGATGCTGGCCGCCTTGAATTTGCCGACGGCATTTCTGGCCCGGGCAAGTACATCGAAATGCGCGTGGATATGGATATCCTGTTCTTGCTTTCGGATTGCTCCCAGCTGAACAACCCCTGTAACGATTACAACCCCACTCCCATTCGCATGGTGGTGTTTGACAAGTAG
- a CDS encoding urea amidolyase associated protein UAAP2, which yields MYTKYVESSLKEEDAVYSEDVQAGAGWLHLIKKGQTFRILDLKGNQAVDTLFINANDPSERYSVQQTVQRQANCLVGVGTKLYSNDDNPMLTVVADTCGDHDTLGSACSCESNTCRYALDKRYMHACRESFLKVLLETENLDKRDQVNNLNFFMYVPFDEQGNLNFADGISSPGKYVEMRAEMDVLAVVSNCPQLNNPCNAYDPTPVRMLIWD from the coding sequence ATGTATACAAAATATGTTGAAAGTTCGCTGAAAGAAGAAGATGCCGTTTATTCTGAAGATGTGCAGGCTGGTGCTGGCTGGCTCCATCTGATTAAAAAAGGTCAGACCTTCCGCATTCTGGACCTGAAGGGGAACCAGGCTGTAGATACTCTGTTCATTAACGCAAACGATCCTTCTGAACGTTATAGCGTTCAGCAGACCGTGCAGCGTCAGGCCAACTGTCTCGTAGGCGTTGGCACCAAGCTTTACTCCAACGATGACAATCCCATGCTCACTGTTGTTGCCGACACTTGTGGTGACCATGACACTTTGGGTTCCGCCTGCTCCTGCGAAAGCAATACTTGCCGTTACGCTTTGGACAAGCGTTATATGCACGCCTGCCGCGAATCCTTTTTGAAGGTCCTTCTGGAAACCGAAAATCTGGATAAGCGCGATCAGGTCAACAACCTGAACTTCTTCATGTACGTGCCCTTCGATGAACAGGGCAACCTGAACTTTGCCGACGGTATTTCTAGCCCGGGCAAGTATGTGGAAATGCGTGCCGAAATGGATGTGCTTGCAGTCGTTAGCAACTGCCCGCAGCTCAACAACCCCTGCAATGCTTACGATCCGACCCCCGTCCGCATGCTGATTTGGGACTAG
- a CDS encoding urea amidolyase associated protein UAAP1 → MSESKVLCEQVIAGGWNYSRIVKKGQKIRLTDIEGGANASIMCYNAKNFTERFNLGDTLKIQHICRIAKNCCLYSDMGRILLSVVEDTVGWHDPLCGCTHASLIKERFGEKSYQAAHNDFFRNGYDSLLVEIGKHGMTKRDFTELVNFFSKVVVTSDGKMTFVENNSKAGDYVELRAEMDTLVVIDTGMHPLNPTKEYLRKPVKVELLTCDEAPADDPCFTWCPENGRGYINTANYNL, encoded by the coding sequence ATGTCTGAATCTAAAGTACTGTGTGAACAAGTAATTGCTGGCGGCTGGAACTATTCCCGCATCGTAAAGAAGGGCCAGAAGATCCGCCTTACCGATATTGAAGGTGGCGCAAACGCTAGCATCATGTGCTACAACGCCAAGAACTTCACTGAACGCTTTAACCTGGGCGATACCCTTAAAATTCAACACATCTGCCGCATCGCCAAGAACTGCTGCCTCTATAGCGACATGGGCCGCATCCTCCTCAGTGTTGTCGAAGATACCGTTGGCTGGCACGATCCTCTGTGCGGCTGCACCCACGCAAGCCTCATCAAGGAACGTTTTGGCGAAAAGTCCTATCAGGCTGCCCACAACGACTTCTTCCGCAACGGTTACGATTCCCTGCTGGTTGAAATCGGCAAGCATGGCATGACCAAGCGCGACTTTACCGAACTGGTAAACTTCTTCAGCAAGGTTGTGGTTACTTCCGACGGCAAGATGACTTTCGTCGAAAATAACTCCAAGGCCGGCGACTACGTAGAACTCCGCGCCGAAATGGACACTCTCGTTGTAATCGATACCGGTATGCATCCCCTGAATCCCACCAAGGAATATCTGCGCAAGCCCGTGAAGGTTGAACTCCTCACTTGCGATGAAGCTCCCGCAGACGATCCTTGCTTTACCTGGTGCCCGGAAAATGGCCGCGGCTACATCAACACTGCAAACTACAACTTGTAG
- a CDS encoding ABC transporter ATP-binding protein, with protein MADSKIISPAEDIILEARHIVKDFEETNGSGTHRVLDDVSFGVRRREFLSIIGPSGCGKSTLIRIAAGLETATSGEFYLDGKKVKGTSAERGMVFQKYTLFPWMSVKKNVMFGLESIGHGSEAEEIAEQWLQIVGLEKYGEYFPKQLSGGMQQRVAIARALAPQPRVLLMDEPFGALDAQTRSQMQKYLLEVWKNIDITIIFVTHDLDEAVFLSDRILTLQANPGKVKEMVDVHSVPRPRNKDSFLLPEFIEKRKHIEGLIHPPKLVEEPEEEFKIVNMIAKK; from the coding sequence ATGGCAGACTCTAAGATTATTTCACCCGCCGAAGATATTATCCTGGAAGCCCGCCACATTGTAAAGGACTTCGAGGAGACTAACGGTTCCGGCACCCATCGCGTATTGGATGATGTTTCCTTTGGCGTTCGCCGTCGCGAGTTCCTTTCGATTATCGGCCCCTCTGGTTGCGGTAAGTCTACCTTGATCCGCATTGCCGCAGGCCTCGAAACCGCAACCTCCGGCGAATTCTACCTGGATGGAAAGAAGGTGAAGGGTACCAGCGCAGAACGCGGCATGGTGTTCCAGAAATACACTTTGTTCCCCTGGATGTCCGTGAAGAAGAACGTGATGTTCGGACTGGAATCCATTGGCCACGGAAGTGAGGCTGAAGAAATTGCGGAACAGTGGCTGCAGATTGTGGGCTTGGAAAAGTATGGTGAGTACTTCCCCAAGCAACTTTCGGGCGGTATGCAGCAGCGTGTGGCTATTGCACGCGCCCTGGCCCCGCAGCCCCGCGTACTCTTGATGGATGAACCCTTCGGCGCTTTGGATGCCCAGACTCGTTCCCAGATGCAGAAGTACCTGCTGGAAGTCTGGAAGAACATCGATATCACCATCATCTTCGTGACCCACGACCTTGACGAAGCGGTATTCCTTTCGGATCGAATCCTTACGCTGCAGGCCAACCCCGGCAAGGTCAAGGAAATGGTGGATGTCCATTCTGTGCCGCGCCCCCGCAACAAGGATAGCTTCTTGCTGCCGGAATTCATCGAAAAGCGCAAGCATATCGAAGGTCTGATTCACCCGCCCAAGCTGGTAGAAGAACCCGAAGAAGAATTCAAGATTGTAAACATGATCGCCAAGAAGTAA
- a CDS encoding ABC transporter substrate-binding protein → MNISKFLIAGVMALAATVYAQKPVLKIAYSDWPGWTAWEIAEKKGFFKKHDVDVKLEWFDYGPSMDAFAAKKVDAVGVANGDAMVLNATGARNVTILINDYSNGNDKIIGAPGINSIKDLKGKKVGVEIGCLSHALLINALTKNGLKPSDVTLVNMPTHQAVQTLESGEVSAVVAWVPHSVNALEKVKGSKELYTSANEPGIIYDLLVVSQESLMKNKAEWAKVVAAWDDVVAYLNDPANKDEAVKILAARVGISESQYAKFMNGTKFLRLSESVKYFKKGEGYNSVFGSSKIVDKFFVENKVYDKNVDVNRFIMPKFTEDALKK, encoded by the coding sequence ATGAATATTTCCAAGTTTTTAATTGCTGGTGTGATGGCCCTTGCCGCAACCGTTTACGCACAAAAGCCGGTACTGAAGATCGCCTATAGCGATTGGCCGGGTTGGACTGCCTGGGAAATTGCCGAAAAGAAGGGCTTCTTCAAGAAGCACGATGTGGATGTAAAGCTGGAATGGTTTGATTACGGCCCGTCTATGGATGCCTTTGCCGCCAAGAAGGTGGATGCCGTAGGTGTCGCCAACGGTGATGCCATGGTGCTGAACGCTACCGGCGCCCGCAACGTGACCATCTTGATTAACGACTACAGCAACGGTAACGACAAGATTATCGGCGCTCCGGGAATCAACTCCATCAAGGATCTGAAGGGCAAGAAGGTGGGTGTAGAAATTGGCTGTCTTTCTCATGCCTTGCTGATTAACGCTCTTACCAAGAATGGCCTGAAGCCTTCTGATGTGACTCTGGTGAATATGCCGACCCATCAGGCGGTACAGACTCTTGAATCCGGCGAAGTTTCCGCCGTGGTGGCCTGGGTTCCCCATTCCGTGAACGCCCTTGAAAAGGTGAAGGGTTCCAAGGAACTTTACACCAGCGCCAACGAACCGGGCATCATTTACGACTTGCTGGTGGTGTCTCAGGAATCCCTCATGAAGAACAAGGCTGAATGGGCCAAGGTTGTTGCAGCCTGGGATGATGTGGTGGCTTATCTGAATGACCCCGCAAACAAGGATGAGGCCGTCAAGATTCTTGCCGCTCGCGTAGGCATTTCTGAATCCCAGTATGCAAAGTTCATGAACGGTACCAAGTTCCTGCGCCTGAGCGAATCGGTGAAGTACTTCAAGAAGGGCGAAGGTTATAACTCCGTCTTTGGTTCCAGCAAGATCGTCGACAAGTTCTTTGTAGAGAACAAGGTGTACGACAAGAACGTGGACGTAAACCGCTTCATCATGCCCAAGTTCACCGAAGACGCCTTGAAGAAGTAA